One genomic region from Pseudoduganella dura encodes:
- a CDS encoding M1 family metallopeptidase, which yields MRVLQSLAAAAAAALLLFQPVPRAQGVPAQPPRDIPFAPPHAAAVATPSSPGAWGGIRTGTEATLSDRVANYRIEATLDPVRHTIDGRQQLAWRNRSDRTVHSVYLHLYLNAFRNGDSTFNTELRAQGLADGMGEGEWGYIELRDVRQDGAAVPWTFVQPDGGPKTDRTVVRLDLPRGVAPGAATMLDIAFFDQLPRVTARTGWFGTFHLVAQWFPKIGVLELPGERGATAVRWNVHEYHTDSEYYADFGHYDVKLTVPRGYTVGATGALQGPPVERDGLVTHHYAQGDVHDFAWTADSRTAPPLRATWTGRDPAGKTRPVAITVLYPPDYASNAAPVLEMTKKSLDYFARKLGPYPYDTLTVVIAPFNAAHAGSMEYPTFFTADSVRDPSPGTRDRHDLDFVTVHEFAHSYFYGIIASNEFEEPMLDEGLNEYWNARMLGERPVTLRLAASLRGGAFAFGGFPGERFDMPRPASADPLGANAYDRIDGINSVYARSAVMLHDLEAQLGTETMDRAFREYYRRWKFRHPGVADLRETLAEVSGQRALVEAVFAQQVYAAQAVDDRIASLASEEIGPQPGYAARDGKLVEVTQRMLEEGASGPPRYRTTVVVRRGGAAVPQVLAVTFADGSRETVRFDGAASWRRFAWDKPVRAVSAELDPERRHLLDVNKLDDSRTLEPDAGATRRWTFDLAAVFQTLLALIATL from the coding sequence ATGCGCGTCCTGCAATCCCTCGCGGCCGCCGCGGCAGCCGCCCTCCTGCTGTTCCAGCCGGTGCCGCGAGCACAGGGCGTGCCAGCCCAGCCGCCCCGGGACATCCCGTTCGCACCACCCCACGCGGCAGCCGTGGCCACGCCAAGCAGTCCCGGCGCCTGGGGCGGGATACGCACCGGCACCGAAGCCACGCTGTCCGACCGCGTGGCGAACTACCGGATCGAAGCCACGCTCGATCCGGTGCGCCACACGATCGACGGCCGCCAGCAGCTCGCCTGGCGCAACCGCAGCGACCGCACGGTGCACAGCGTGTACCTGCACCTGTACCTGAATGCGTTCCGCAACGGCGACAGCACGTTCAACACCGAGCTGCGCGCCCAGGGGCTTGCCGACGGCATGGGCGAAGGCGAATGGGGCTACATCGAGCTGCGCGACGTGCGCCAGGACGGGGCGGCCGTACCGTGGACATTCGTGCAACCGGACGGCGGTCCGAAGACGGACCGCACCGTGGTACGCCTCGACCTGCCCCGCGGCGTGGCGCCCGGTGCCGCCACCATGCTGGACATCGCGTTCTTCGACCAGCTGCCGCGCGTGACGGCCCGCACCGGCTGGTTCGGCACCTTCCACCTGGTGGCGCAATGGTTCCCGAAGATCGGCGTGCTGGAACTGCCGGGCGAGCGCGGCGCCACCGCCGTGCGCTGGAACGTGCACGAATACCACACCGATTCCGAGTACTACGCCGACTTCGGCCATTACGACGTGAAGCTGACCGTGCCGCGCGGATACACGGTGGGCGCCACCGGCGCGCTGCAGGGCCCTCCGGTGGAACGGGACGGCCTCGTCACGCACCATTACGCGCAGGGCGACGTGCATGACTTCGCCTGGACGGCCGACAGCCGCACCGCGCCGCCGCTGCGCGCCACGTGGACAGGACGCGATCCGGCAGGAAAGACAAGGCCGGTCGCCATCACCGTGCTGTATCCGCCCGACTATGCATCGAACGCCGCGCCGGTGCTGGAGATGACGAAAAAGTCGCTGGACTATTTCGCCCGCAAGCTGGGCCCCTACCCCTACGACACGCTGACCGTGGTGATCGCGCCCTTCAACGCGGCGCACGCCGGCAGCATGGAATACCCGACCTTCTTCACCGCCGACAGCGTGCGCGACCCGTCGCCAGGCACGCGCGACCGGCACGACCTGGACTTCGTCACCGTGCACGAGTTCGCGCACAGCTATTTCTACGGCATCATTGCCAGCAACGAGTTCGAGGAACCGATGCTCGACGAAGGGCTGAACGAATACTGGAACGCCCGCATGCTGGGCGAACGGCCCGTGACGTTGCGCCTCGCGGCATCGCTGCGGGGCGGCGCGTTCGCCTTCGGCGGCTTTCCCGGCGAACGCTTCGACATGCCGCGTCCCGCATCGGCCGATCCGCTCGGCGCCAACGCGTACGACCGGATCGACGGCATCAATTCCGTCTACGCCCGCTCCGCCGTCATGCTGCACGACCTGGAAGCGCAGCTGGGCACCGAAACGATGGACCGCGCTTTCCGCGAATACTACCGGCGCTGGAAGTTCCGCCATCCCGGCGTGGCCGACCTGCGCGAAACGCTGGCCGAGGTCAGCGGGCAACGGGCGCTGGTCGAGGCGGTGTTCGCACAGCAGGTGTACGCGGCGCAGGCGGTGGACGACCGTATCGCCTCGCTGGCCAGCGAAGAAATAGGTCCGCAGCCCGGCTACGCGGCCAGGGATGGCAAGCTGGTGGAAGTCACGCAGCGCATGCTCGAAGAAGGCGCCTCCGGCCCACCACGGTACCGCACGACCGTCGTGGTGCGCCGTGGCGGGGCCGCCGTGCCGCAGGTACTGGCCGTCACGTTTGCCGACGGCAGCCGCGAAACGGTGCGCTTCGACGGCGCGGCAAGCTGGCGGCGCTTCGCATGGGACAAACCGGTACGCGCCGTGTCGGCCGAACTGGACCCCGAGCGGCGCCACCTGCTCGACGTTAACAAGCTGGACGATTCGCGTACCCTCGAACCGGATGCCGGCGCCACGCGCCGCTGGACCTTCGATCTTGCCGCCGTCTTCCAGACCCTCCTCGCCCTGATCGCCACGTTATGA
- a CDS encoding thiol:disulfide interchange protein DsbA/DsbL: MRSTRRLMLAATAMLAMSATFTATSHAAGPGYTTLSTPVPVAAQGKKVEVIEFFMYTCPHCYALDPLLEEWVKKQGDKISFRRLHFAQSPTDPLAHAYVTLEAMGQTEAVHGKILRAIHGERQRIYRSDDEVKQFLLKNGIDKARYEQLFNSFSVQTKMKQLGTLISKYQVSSAPTLVVDGRYMTSPTIAGGAGASEVQAGRQTIAVLDQLVAKVAEKK; this comes from the coding sequence ATGCGTTCCACGCGCCGCCTCATGCTTGCCGCCACCGCGATGCTGGCGATGTCCGCCACGTTCACCGCCACGTCCCATGCCGCCGGGCCGGGCTACACGACCCTGAGCACGCCGGTGCCGGTGGCCGCGCAGGGCAAGAAGGTCGAGGTCATCGAGTTCTTCATGTACACGTGCCCGCACTGCTACGCGCTCGATCCGCTGCTGGAAGAGTGGGTGAAAAAGCAGGGCGACAAGATCTCGTTCCGCCGCCTGCACTTCGCCCAGAGCCCGACCGATCCGCTGGCGCATGCGTACGTGACGCTGGAAGCGATGGGCCAGACCGAAGCCGTGCACGGCAAGATCCTGCGCGCCATCCACGGCGAGCGCCAGCGCATCTACCGCAGCGATGACGAAGTGAAGCAGTTCCTGCTCAAGAACGGCATCGACAAGGCGCGCTACGAACAGCTCTTTAATTCGTTCAGCGTACAGACTAAGATGAAGCAACTGGGCACGCTGATCTCCAAGTACCAGGTCAGTTCCGCGCCCACGCTGGTCGTCGATGGCCGCTACATGACCTCGCCGACGATCGCCGGCGGCGCCGGCGCTTCCGAAGTCCAGGCCGGCCGGCAGACGATCGCCGTGCTCGACCAGCTGGTGGCCAAGGTCGCGGAGAAGAAGTAA